One Paraglaciecola mesophila genomic region harbors:
- a CDS encoding energy transducer TonB codes for MKKRIAILSSILGLQFSAVAQANNYADVKLTHLDPEKSAATWVRTKQVTPRYPMDLAMKGIAGCGVFKLTVDEDGNSQDIELVSSIPKKVIFKPAKKVIKKWRWENVSGQPNQAEEKVIRLDFCMGGSSEEEAKARCAEQAKLQCE; via the coding sequence ATGAAAAAGAGAATCGCAATATTAAGTTCAATATTAGGGTTGCAGTTTTCTGCTGTAGCTCAAGCTAATAACTATGCTGACGTTAAGCTTACTCACCTAGATCCAGAAAAGTCTGCTGCCACATGGGTTAGAACTAAACAAGTCACTCCTAGATACCCTATGGATCTAGCTATGAAAGGTATAGCTGGTTGTGGAGTCTTTAAGCTGACCGTAGATGAAGACGGTAATTCACAAGATATAGAATTAGTTTCGTCTATTCCTAAGAAAGTTATTTTCAAACCAGCTAAAAAGGTCATAAAAAAGTGGCGCTGGGAAAATGTTTCAGGCCAGCCAAACCAAGCCGAAGAAAAGGTAATACGCTTAGATTTTTGTATGGGTGGAAGTTCTGAAGAAGAAGCAAAAGCTAGGTGTGCTGAACAAGCAAAACTTCAATGTGAATAA
- a CDS encoding IS1595-like element ISPesp2 family transposase, translated as MKKNQFTLIIESLSKLTHNQKRLLHHHVVEDLKRGDTDNLINECKGDDVICPHCGNEEIGKWGMAAGLQRFKCKNSSCGKTFNALTKTPLARLRKRELWAKNLEYMLDGLPIRRVAELLEVAETTAFRWRHRFLKAPAQRKPSEVAGIIEADEMFFMESFKGNQTIYDRKPRKRGGMGDRRTVDDKIPVLIVVDRSGGLTDFVLEEHSSDEIHNAMRPIVNHDSILCSDGAHAYRSFAKEENIQHYRTIVSKGERVIGGQFHIQNVNGYMSRLRGWMRRFNGVGTEYLPNYLGWMRMMDSKKDKYKEVRLAYLIDENLAYGLVA; from the coding sequence TTGAAGAAAAATCAATTCACACTAATAATTGAATCGTTATCTAAGCTAACACATAACCAAAAACGATTGCTACACCATCACGTTGTTGAAGACCTCAAACGTGGTGATACTGATAACCTGATCAATGAATGTAAAGGCGATGATGTTATTTGCCCTCACTGTGGTAATGAGGAAATTGGAAAATGGGGCATGGCTGCTGGCTTACAACGCTTCAAATGTAAAAACTCTTCATGTGGAAAAACTTTTAATGCTTTAACTAAAACACCTCTAGCTCGATTGAGAAAGCGTGAACTCTGGGCAAAGAACCTAGAGTACATGTTAGATGGCTTGCCAATTAGACGAGTTGCTGAACTCTTAGAAGTTGCAGAGACTACAGCGTTTCGATGGCGACACAGATTCCTCAAAGCTCCAGCACAGCGCAAACCATCAGAAGTAGCGGGAATCATCGAAGCTGATGAAATGTTTTTCATGGAGAGTTTTAAAGGCAACCAGACGATATATGATCGTAAGCCTAGAAAACGAGGTGGCATGGGCGATAGACGTACTGTTGATGATAAAATCCCTGTATTGATCGTAGTAGATAGAAGCGGTGGTTTAACAGACTTCGTACTTGAAGAACATTCAAGCGATGAAATTCATAATGCAATGAGACCAATAGTAAATCACGACAGTATTCTCTGTAGCGATGGCGCACACGCCTATCGTTCTTTCGCCAAGGAAGAAAATATCCAGCATTATCGCACTATAGTCAGTAAAGGTGAGCGAGTGATCGGTGGTCAATTTCATATCCAGAACGTAAATGGCTATATGAGCCGTTTACGGGGCTGGATGCGAAGGTTTAATGGTGTTGGTACAGAATATCTCCCAAACTACTTAGGTTGGATGAGAATGATGGATAGCAAGAAAGATAAGTACAAAGAGGTAAGGCTTGCATACTTAATTGACGAAAATCTTGCTTATGGCCTCGTTGCCTAG
- the surE gene encoding 5'/3'-nucleotidase SurE: MRILLSNDDGVFAQGLAELYNELKEDHELTVIAPDRNCSGASNALSLQQPLRMEQMQSGFFAVNGTPSDCVHVGVNSFLQQDPELVISGINHGANLGDDVIYSGTVAAATEGRYMGLPAIAVSLCAHTSDNFISAAKYVRRIVTHLQAHPLAADQILNVNVPDLPFDEIKGIKVTRQGRRHRAKTMIKDTDPRGKTIYWYGPVGEEQDAGPGTDFNAISEGYCSVTPLSVDMTAHQSMEDVRQWITKI; this comes from the coding sequence ATGAGAATTCTATTAAGCAATGATGATGGTGTTTTCGCTCAAGGGCTAGCCGAGCTATATAACGAACTTAAAGAAGACCATGAATTAACGGTCATCGCACCAGATCGAAATTGCAGCGGTGCGAGTAACGCTTTGTCGCTTCAGCAGCCACTGCGTATGGAGCAAATGCAAAGCGGATTCTTCGCAGTCAATGGCACCCCTTCTGACTGTGTACACGTAGGCGTTAATAGCTTTTTGCAGCAAGACCCTGAGCTTGTTATTTCTGGCATTAACCACGGTGCGAACTTGGGTGACGACGTGATTTATTCAGGCACGGTTGCAGCTGCAACCGAAGGCAGATACATGGGCTTACCTGCTATTGCAGTATCGCTCTGTGCGCATACAAGTGATAACTTTATCAGCGCTGCCAAATATGTTCGTCGTATTGTAACGCATCTACAAGCGCATCCATTAGCCGCCGACCAAATCTTGAACGTTAATGTGCCTGATTTACCCTTTGACGAGATCAAAGGGATAAAAGTGACACGACAAGGCAGAAGGCACCGTGCGAAAACAATGATTAAGGATACCGATCCAAGAGGAAAAACCATTTATTGGTATGGCCCTGTTGGCGAAGAGCAAGATGCAGGGCCAGGGACCGACTTTAATGCAATAAGTGAAGGCTACTGTTCAGTTACGCCTTTATCAGTTGATATGACCGCTCATCAATCTATGGAAGATGTGCGACAATGGATTACAAAAATATAA
- the ispF gene encoding 2-C-methyl-D-erythritol 2,4-cyclodiphosphate synthase, translating to MNIRIGQGYDVHKFGDSGPITICGVKIEHEQGLLAHSDGDVALHALCDALLGALALGDIGKHFPDTDAQFKGADSRELLRHVMTLVQKQGYQIGNLDLTIVAQAPKMSPHIQTMCENISQDVSAKLSQVNVKATTTEKLGFAGRKEGIACYAVVLLEQVKTV from the coding sequence ATGAACATACGTATAGGCCAAGGGTACGACGTACACAAATTTGGCGATAGCGGTCCGATTACTATTTGCGGTGTAAAAATCGAACACGAGCAAGGCTTATTAGCCCACTCTGACGGCGATGTTGCTTTGCACGCATTATGCGATGCCTTGTTAGGCGCACTCGCTCTTGGCGATATAGGCAAACATTTCCCTGATACAGACGCACAGTTTAAAGGTGCAGATAGTCGCGAACTACTACGTCACGTCATGACGCTCGTTCAAAAACAGGGTTACCAAATTGGCAATTTGGATTTAACCATAGTGGCGCAAGCCCCTAAAATGTCACCGCATATTCAAACGATGTGTGAAAACATCAGTCAAGATGTCAGCGCCAAACTAAGTCAAGTGAATGTTAAAGCCACAACGACTGAAAAATTAGGCTTTGCCGGCCGTAAAGAGGGTATTGCCTGTTACGCCGTAGTGTTACTGGAACAGGTTAAAACGGTTTAG
- a CDS encoding DUF368 domain-containing protein — MQTKRSWRDTFALAAKGMLMGAADAVPGVSGGTIAFITGIYEELIFSLKQCGPEALTVLFRQGITAAWKHINGAFLLTLLLGIMFSIFSVSRLVLYWLDVYPVMLWSFFFGLILAAIWSLVRHIEKWDIKTSAFFLFGTLAAYLITMIPPSAIEATNLFVFLSGMLAICAMILPGISGSFILLLLGMYAPILTAVKNLEITTLALFAVGCVFGLLSFSRVLNWMFSTHRTLTLALLGGFMLGSLNKVWPWKQTLESTVNSHGKTIPLVQENILPATFELLTNQPSYLWYAITLTFLGAGAVLLLEKVGSTPRE; from the coding sequence ATGCAAACTAAACGATCATGGCGAGACACCTTCGCTTTAGCTGCCAAGGGCATGTTAATGGGCGCAGCTGATGCGGTACCTGGAGTATCAGGAGGTACAATTGCGTTTATTACCGGTATATATGAAGAACTTATCTTCTCGTTGAAGCAGTGCGGCCCCGAAGCACTAACCGTGCTTTTTCGTCAAGGCATTACAGCTGCATGGAAACACATCAATGGCGCATTTTTACTGACCTTATTGCTTGGTATTATGTTCAGTATTTTCAGCGTATCTAGACTGGTTTTATATTGGCTCGATGTTTATCCGGTCATGTTATGGTCATTTTTCTTTGGTTTAATCTTGGCCGCTATTTGGTCGTTAGTTCGGCATATAGAAAAATGGGATATCAAAACTAGCGCCTTCTTTTTATTTGGCACGCTTGCAGCTTATTTGATTACCATGATCCCACCGAGCGCTATTGAAGCGACCAATCTGTTTGTATTCTTGTCCGGTATGTTAGCCATTTGCGCGATGATTTTGCCTGGTATATCAGGCAGTTTCATCTTGTTACTATTAGGGATGTACGCCCCCATTTTAACCGCTGTTAAAAACCTTGAAATCACCACATTAGCCTTGTTTGCTGTCGGTTGTGTATTCGGTTTATTGAGCTTTTCACGGGTATTAAACTGGATGTTCAGTACCCATCGTACGCTTACCTTAGCCTTGCTAGGCGGTTTTATGCTGGGGTCATTAAATAAAGTGTGGCCATGGAAGCAAACATTAGAATCGACCGTGAACAGCCACGGCAAAACGATCCCCTTGGTGCAAGAAAATATACTACCGGCCACGTTTGAACTACTCACGAATCAACCATCTTATTTATGGTACGCCATCACACTGACCTTTTTGGGAGCAGGCGCAGTGTTACTACTCGAAAAGGTAGGCTCAACACCTCGGGAGTGA
- the truD gene encoding tRNA pseudouridine(13) synthase TruD, whose amino-acid sequence MQINQWHYLHSEPEAKGIFKQQPDDFIVQEILGYAPLGEGEHIYLWVRKEGLNTAYLAEQIAKFAQLPLRAVTYAGRKDKHSVSEQWFGVHKPGKAEYDWTKLDVPGATVLKAIRHNKKLRTGVLKGNKFTILLRDVIETDALEKRIEQVNISGVPNYYGPQRFGDSRYDPKGSNLVLAEKMLEGEAIRNRNKRSMAISALRSWLFNEVVSERIAAGYFNQPLQGDVMSLAGNASYFVSEHIDESIKQRLADRDIYISGPLWGKGELASTGTALALEKSVISKHPKVSKTLADLGLEQERRPIVLYPSNLTWTWQQNNLRISFDLPSGTFATSILREILHIESIDTGNNE is encoded by the coding sequence ATGCAGATTAACCAATGGCACTATCTACATAGCGAACCCGAAGCTAAGGGCATATTCAAACAGCAACCCGACGATTTCATCGTCCAAGAAATACTCGGCTATGCTCCCCTTGGTGAGGGCGAGCATATATATTTGTGGGTACGAAAAGAAGGCTTAAATACTGCCTACCTAGCAGAACAGATCGCTAAGTTTGCACAGCTGCCATTACGCGCAGTTACCTATGCAGGCCGCAAAGACAAACACTCCGTCAGTGAGCAGTGGTTTGGCGTGCATAAACCCGGTAAAGCTGAGTATGATTGGACGAAACTTGACGTACCCGGTGCAACAGTCTTAAAAGCCATCCGCCACAATAAGAAGTTGCGAACGGGAGTGTTGAAAGGCAATAAATTCACTATTCTACTGCGTGATGTCATAGAGACAGATGCACTGGAAAAGCGCATCGAACAAGTGAATATTAGCGGCGTTCCAAATTATTACGGCCCTCAACGCTTTGGCGACAGCCGTTATGATCCCAAAGGCAGTAATTTGGTGCTAGCAGAAAAAATGCTCGAAGGTGAAGCCATTCGTAACCGCAATAAACGTTCAATGGCAATTTCTGCCCTGCGCTCATGGTTGTTTAACGAAGTAGTCAGCGAGCGCATTGCCGCTGGTTATTTCAATCAGCCACTGCAAGGTGATGTGATGTCACTAGCAGGCAATGCTAGTTACTTTGTTAGCGAGCACATCGACGAGAGTATCAAGCAGCGGTTAGCCGACCGAGACATCTATATATCGGGACCGTTATGGGGTAAGGGAGAGCTTGCATCCACAGGTACAGCGTTAGCGCTTGAGAAAAGTGTGATTAGCAAGCACCCCAAAGTCAGTAAAACCTTAGCAGATTTAGGTTTAGAACAAGAACGACGTCCAATTGTTTTGTATCCAAGCAATCTCACTTGGACTTGGCAGCAGAATAACCTGCGTATTTCCTTCGATTTACCCTCGGGTACTTTTGCTACGTCTATTTTGCGGGAGATCTTGCATATTGAATCAATCGATACAGGTAACAACGAATGA
- a CDS encoding peptidoglycan DD-metalloendopeptidase family protein, producing the protein MRRKALTLLTLMLCISLVACSGRKAPAPITELYQGKTFRDVQKSSYHSQIYTVEKGDTLYSISWKSGQNYQDIAHLNNITPPYNIFPGQRLTLKKPSRSIVKKSNNRTGLSSNLKSNQAVDPPKKQAYGGSNATVKKEVTTSSSSKFPNKITAWLWPTKHSVSRGFANTEHGNKGLDFNGNIGSPILATAAGKVVYTGDALRGYGKLVIVKHSDSFLSAYAHNDSILVKEQQWVRAGQKIATMGKSGSDTVKLHFEVRYKGQSVDPSRYLPKR; encoded by the coding sequence ATGAGAAGAAAAGCGCTTACCTTGCTTACTCTGATGCTATGCATCAGCTTAGTGGCTTGTTCAGGTCGCAAAGCGCCTGCGCCTATCACTGAGCTTTATCAAGGCAAAACCTTTCGTGATGTGCAAAAGTCCTCCTATCACTCACAAATCTACACTGTCGAAAAAGGCGATACGCTTTATTCAATTTCGTGGAAGAGTGGACAAAACTACCAAGATATCGCACACTTAAATAATATTACACCTCCGTATAACATCTTCCCAGGCCAACGCTTAACGCTCAAAAAACCATCAAGGTCAATCGTCAAAAAGTCTAATAATCGTACTGGTCTGAGTTCAAATTTAAAATCAAATCAAGCAGTTGACCCCCCTAAAAAGCAGGCGTATGGTGGTTCTAACGCCACTGTTAAAAAAGAGGTAACTACCTCTTCCAGCAGTAAGTTTCCGAACAAAATAACGGCTTGGCTATGGCCAACTAAGCACTCTGTTTCACGTGGATTTGCTAACACAGAACATGGTAACAAAGGTTTAGATTTCAACGGAAACATAGGTTCACCAATTTTGGCAACCGCTGCAGGCAAAGTTGTTTACACAGGGGATGCCCTGCGTGGATATGGAAAGCTGGTTATTGTAAAGCATTCAGATTCATTTTTGAGCGCTTACGCCCATAACGATAGCATTCTGGTTAAAGAACAACAGTGGGTTAGGGCAGGACAAAAAATAGCGACCATGGGAAAAAGCGGCTCCGACACAGTAAAACTTCATTTTGAAGTGCGCTACAAGGGCCAATCTGTAGACCCCTCACGCTATCTGCCTAAACGATAA
- a CDS encoding DUF3718 domain-containing protein — protein MLKTIKIAAVMAISYVSAISTAQADVAEDLQNICTIVKADDKSELRKKMKKVESDYRLKLQDYYTGISCEGESLIRIAFLNNALETGELMIKKMPKSLLNAAESDGKTLRAWVSEHKLMTSPIANVLNERI, from the coding sequence ATGTTGAAAACGATTAAAATTGCCGCTGTTATGGCTATTAGTTACGTATCAGCTATATCTACTGCACAGGCTGATGTCGCTGAAGATTTGCAAAATATCTGCACTATTGTCAAAGCAGATGACAAAAGTGAACTTCGAAAAAAAATGAAGAAAGTAGAGAGTGATTATCGCTTGAAACTGCAAGATTACTATACGGGCATTAGTTGTGAAGGCGAAAGCTTGATAAGAATTGCATTTTTAAACAATGCGTTGGAAACGGGCGAGCTTATGATTAAAAAGATGCCAAAAAGTTTGCTAAACGCAGCAGAAAGCGATGGTAAAACGTTACGCGCATGGGTGTCAGAACATAAGTTAATGACATCACCTATCGCGAATGTATTGAACGAGCGAATTTAA
- a CDS encoding helix-turn-helix transcriptional regulator, which yields MANVPIKNKIRELRFFADEMTQKELAELVGVTRQTIMAIEKSKYSPTLEVAFKIAEVFGQSLEEVFQYEG from the coding sequence GTGGCCAATGTTCCCATTAAAAATAAAATCCGCGAGCTACGTTTTTTTGCCGATGAAATGACCCAAAAAGAGCTAGCTGAACTGGTCGGTGTCACGCGACAAACGATCATGGCAATTGAAAAAAGTAAGTATTCACCAACTTTAGAAGTCGCCTTTAAAATTGCTGAGGTTTTTGGTCAATCGTTAGAAGAAGTATTTCAATATGAAGGGTAG
- a CDS encoding protein-L-isoaspartate(D-aspartate) O-methyltransferase: MRVSSRKGESLAQLLKQEGIVNTSVLKAVACTPRELFLPDALRHKAYQNTALPIGQGQTISQPYIVAKMTELLLASSNAPKAVLEIGTGSGYQTAILAQLFEKVFSVERIKSLQFQAKRRMNQLDLHNVSMKHGDGWQGWSSKGPFDAIIVTAAASQVPTKLVEQLNDGGRLIIPVGEQSQQLHCITREGGEFNEKIIEAVRFVPLVAGDII; encoded by the coding sequence ATGAGAGTTTCTTCACGCAAAGGGGAAAGCCTAGCCCAGCTATTAAAACAAGAAGGCATAGTAAACACATCAGTGCTAAAGGCTGTGGCATGCACGCCCAGAGAATTGTTTTTGCCTGATGCATTGCGCCATAAAGCGTATCAAAATACCGCTTTACCTATTGGCCAAGGGCAAACCATATCGCAACCATATATTGTTGCCAAAATGACTGAGTTGCTTTTAGCATCAAGTAATGCCCCCAAAGCGGTGCTAGAAATTGGCACGGGTTCAGGGTATCAAACCGCAATTTTGGCTCAGCTTTTTGAAAAAGTATTCAGTGTGGAACGGATCAAGAGCTTGCAGTTTCAAGCGAAGCGCAGAATGAACCAATTGGATCTACACAATGTCTCTATGAAGCATGGAGACGGCTGGCAGGGCTGGTCTAGTAAAGGCCCATTTGATGCCATTATTGTCACCGCTGCCGCTAGCCAAGTTCCCACGAAGCTAGTGGAACAGCTCAATGATGGTGGGCGATTAATTATTCCTGTTGGCGAACAAAGCCAACAACTTCATTGTATTACCCGTGAAGGAGGTGAATTTAACGAAAAGATCATTGAAGCAGTTCGCTTTGTACCGCTTGTGGCTGGTGACATTATTTAA
- a CDS encoding PBPRA1643 family SWIM/SEC-C metal-binding motif protein, which translates to MSKFFFKGRIDPREKYQRFGYNTQRKTKLGSENAPLTIQVQTSNRESEVRAILKEHNLYANISLEPDLPENTLQLDTLLQLPGTQTFAKTPSRNEPCLCGSGQKYKKCCG; encoded by the coding sequence ATGTCTAAGTTTTTCTTTAAGGGCCGCATCGATCCAAGGGAAAAATACCAACGCTTTGGGTATAACACTCAACGTAAAACTAAACTCGGTAGCGAAAACGCTCCCTTAACAATCCAAGTACAGACCTCGAACAGAGAAAGCGAGGTGCGCGCCATACTTAAAGAACATAATCTATACGCTAATATTAGCCTTGAACCAGATCTGCCAGAAAACACGCTTCAGCTTGATACCTTATTGCAACTGCCTGGCACTCAAACGTTCGCTAAAACTCCAAGTCGGAACGAACCATGCCTGTGTGGTAGCGGACAAAAATATAAAAAATGCTGTGGCTAA
- a CDS encoding phosphatase, whose product MTLLVDTHSHTVASTHAYSTVQEYVVQAKLKGMQMFSLTEHGPTMPDSPHPWHFGNRHVLPRFVDGIAILRAIEANIMPPNGGHDIPNGLHSFLDFAIASFHEPVFAPQSKAQNTQAMIKTIETGDIQIIGHPGNPNFPIDIAEVIRAAKDNNVVLEINNSSFKGSRSGSAANCKQVLEITDQLDWRVVFSSDAHVAFDIGNDKSSMASAEEVGFPMERVVNRNAHEFVAFLAEHNKPVAAELQQWLTTL is encoded by the coding sequence ATGACACTTTTAGTTGATACCCATTCTCACACCGTTGCTAGCACACACGCTTACAGCACAGTGCAGGAATATGTCGTACAGGCGAAGCTGAAAGGCATGCAAATGTTTTCACTCACTGAGCATGGCCCTACTATGCCAGACTCTCCTCATCCATGGCACTTTGGAAATCGCCATGTATTGCCTCGCTTTGTCGATGGGATCGCGATTTTACGCGCGATTGAAGCGAATATTATGCCGCCAAACGGCGGGCACGATATCCCTAATGGGCTTCATTCCTTTCTAGATTTCGCAATAGCGAGTTTTCATGAGCCTGTGTTTGCGCCGCAAAGTAAAGCACAGAATACGCAAGCGATGATCAAAACTATTGAGACAGGTGACATTCAAATTATTGGGCACCCAGGTAATCCTAACTTTCCAATTGATATTGCTGAAGTGATACGCGCCGCAAAAGACAATAATGTAGTGTTAGAGATCAACAATAGTTCTTTCAAAGGCTCTCGCTCTGGGAGTGCGGCTAATTGCAAACAGGTGCTGGAAATAACAGATCAGCTTGACTGGAGAGTGGTTTTTTCAAGTGATGCACATGTCGCCTTCGACATAGGTAATGACAAATCAAGTATGGCAAGTGCCGAAGAAGTGGGTTTTCCGATGGAACGTGTTGTAAATCGTAACGCCCATGAATTTGTCGCCTTTCTGGCTGAACATAACAAACCTGTTGCCGCCGAATTACAGCAATGGTTAACAACGCTTTAA
- a CDS encoding BPSS1780 family membrane protein yields the protein MSKVYMQPSPNSSPSHNGPEYRLVFPKVCKTKNVISWLREGKLHFKRYPGAWVTCILIWFVFSLLMSVIPIVGQLAGGLLNYVFIAGLMLGCYESEREKPFTSQYMFAGFKHNLPKLVGLGVVSMLVSGLIMWITLGDTYMAMLSENMEALPADFDVNNLAISVLIATLLLIPLMMALWFAPVLIIRHDLSIFAALRLSFVACFLNTLPFFVYGLILLPMFLFGMFTLGLGFLIVLPVMLVSIYASYVQIFLEPVAAVEQGINEDPDQETNESE from the coding sequence ATGAGTAAAGTGTATATGCAGCCGTCTCCCAATTCATCGCCATCGCACAATGGCCCAGAGTACCGTTTAGTTTTCCCTAAGGTATGTAAAACGAAAAACGTCATTTCATGGCTACGTGAAGGAAAGCTGCATTTTAAGCGCTACCCGGGTGCTTGGGTGACCTGTATATTAATATGGTTCGTTTTCTCGCTTCTCATGTCTGTGATCCCTATCGTTGGGCAACTTGCAGGGGGCTTACTCAATTATGTGTTTATCGCAGGCCTGATGTTGGGGTGTTATGAATCTGAGCGGGAAAAGCCATTCACCAGTCAGTATATGTTTGCCGGATTTAAACATAACCTGCCTAAGTTAGTTGGTCTAGGCGTAGTAAGTATGCTGGTCTCTGGTTTAATTATGTGGATAACCCTAGGTGACACGTATATGGCCATGTTAAGTGAAAACATGGAAGCATTGCCCGCGGACTTCGATGTGAATAATTTAGCGATCTCCGTATTAATTGCAACGCTATTGCTTATTCCGTTAATGATGGCCTTATGGTTTGCTCCGGTCCTCATTATTCGCCACGATCTATCTATTTTTGCAGCTTTGAGGCTGAGCTTTGTAGCCTGCTTTTTAAATACGTTGCCTTTTTTCGTGTACGGCTTAATTTTACTGCCCATGTTTCTTTTCGGCATGTTTACACTTGGGTTAGGTTTTCTAATCGTCTTGCCGGTAATGTTGGTTAGTATTTACGCCTCATATGTTCAAATTTTTCTGGAGCCTGTGGCTGCGGTCGAACAAGGTATAAATGAAGACCCTGACCAAGAGACAAATGAAAGTGAATAG
- the rpoS gene encoding RNA polymerase sigma factor RpoS, producing the protein MSHQNSATIELDLVDDIEEAVEKELVKAEKESEDTFKDIVSSKDAPSKNLDATQLYLGEIGFSPLLSAEEEVYFSRRALKGDEASRQRMIVSNLRLVVKIARRYNNRGLALLDLVEEGNLGLIRAVEKFDPERGFRFSTYATWWIRQTIERAIMNQTRTIRLPIHVVKELNVYLRTSRELAQKLDHEPTAEEIAEAVQKPVADVTKMLRLNERITSVDTPIGSDNDNVLLDIIADDNGHDPEEDLQDKNVKLSIVGWLEDLNPKQREVLARRFGLLGYEPSTLEDVGVEIGLTRERVRQIQVEALRRLKDMLGHKGLSLESLFNQLA; encoded by the coding sequence ATGAGTCATCAAAACAGCGCTACCATAGAATTAGATCTTGTCGACGACATCGAAGAAGCCGTTGAAAAAGAATTAGTCAAAGCAGAGAAAGAGTCTGAAGATACTTTCAAAGATATCGTCTCTAGCAAAGATGCCCCGAGTAAGAACCTCGATGCCACCCAGTTATACCTCGGTGAAATTGGCTTTTCTCCCCTGCTCTCAGCAGAAGAGGAAGTCTATTTTTCACGCAGAGCCCTCAAAGGCGACGAAGCCTCCCGACAGCGCATGATAGTCAGTAATCTGCGATTAGTCGTCAAAATAGCAAGACGCTACAACAACCGAGGGTTAGCTCTACTCGACCTGGTTGAAGAAGGAAATTTAGGTCTTATCAGAGCCGTCGAAAAATTCGACCCTGAGCGTGGATTTCGCTTTTCTACTTATGCGACTTGGTGGATACGTCAAACGATTGAACGCGCGATAATGAACCAAACCCGCACCATTCGCTTACCCATTCATGTGGTGAAAGAGCTAAATGTTTATCTACGTACGTCTCGCGAGTTAGCGCAAAAGTTAGATCATGAACCTACCGCAGAAGAAATCGCCGAAGCAGTACAAAAACCTGTTGCAGATGTGACAAAAATGCTGCGCTTAAATGAGCGTATTACATCTGTTGATACCCCTATCGGCAGTGATAATGACAATGTATTACTTGACATTATTGCTGATGACAATGGTCACGATCCTGAAGAAGACTTACAGGATAAAAATGTAAAATTGAGCATAGTCGGTTGGTTAGAAGATTTAAATCCTAAGCAACGTGAAGTGCTCGCTAGACGCTTTGGTTTGTTGGGCTATGAGCCATCGACACTTGAAGATGTAGGTGTAGAAATTGGCTTAACGCGAGAGCGTGTTCGCCAGATCCAAGTTGAGGCCTTGCGTAGACTCAAAGATATGTTGGGTCACAAAGGGCTAAGCTTAGAGTCTCTGTTTAATCAACTGGCTTAA
- a CDS encoding nucleoside deaminase: MDKFMQAAIDEAKQGLAEGGIPIGSVLVYQGEIIGRGHNRRVQSGSPILHGEMDALENAGRQPASVYKASTLYTTLSPCSMCSGTILLYGIPKVVIGENQTFQGEESLLQSRGVTIDLVHSQECIDLMNNFIRDKPKLWNEDIGE, encoded by the coding sequence ATGGACAAATTTATGCAAGCCGCAATTGATGAAGCCAAACAAGGGCTCGCCGAAGGTGGCATACCCATCGGCTCAGTGCTTGTTTATCAAGGTGAGATTATCGGACGCGGTCACAATAGACGCGTACAAAGTGGCAGCCCCATTTTACATGGTGAAATGGATGCCCTTGAAAACGCAGGGCGTCAGCCAGCCAGCGTATACAAAGCGTCAACCCTCTACACCACATTGTCACCGTGCAGTATGTGTAGCGGCACAATTCTTCTGTATGGTATTCCAAAGGTGGTTATTGGTGAAAATCAAACCTTCCAAGGTGAGGAGTCCTTATTGCAATCCAGAGGGGTGACCATTGACCTAGTTCACAGCCAAGAATGTATCGATTTGATGAATAACTTTATCCGCGATAAACCTAAACTATGGAATGAAGACATAGGAGAGTAG